In the Carassius gibelio isolate Cgi1373 ecotype wild population from Czech Republic chromosome A2, carGib1.2-hapl.c, whole genome shotgun sequence genome, one interval contains:
- the LOC128030708 gene encoding melanopsin, which yields MSHHSSWRGHHCGPGDINCTAGFKEPMGSRSYKLLHVPFHGPTHSHHHEPPHPFPTVDVPDHAHYIIGSVILIVGITGVIGNALVIYVFCRSRTLRTAGNMFVVNLAVADFFMSLTQSPVFFAASLHRRWVFGERSCELYAFCGALFGICSMMTLTAIAGDRCLTITQPLALVSRVSRRKAGAVLAVVWLYSLGWSLPPFFGWSAYVPEGLQTSCSWDYMSFTPSVRAYTILLFIFVFFIPLGIIASCYFGIFQAIRAAGKEIRELDCGETHKVYERMQNEWKMAKVALLVILLFVISWSPYSVVALTATAGYSHLLTPYMNSVPAVIAKASAIHNPIIYAITHPKYRTAIARYIPVLRLILRVKEKDLRSSFSSSSVSSRRPTLTSQCSLGVSIGNAARANGRWGKTRLSSASDSDSCWTESEADGSSVNSLTFGRRVSTEISTDTVILSPGSSTNSSSGQKLEKTHKVVSVPVPSITFETDSADGESLSDGKALLLRGEIRE from the coding sequence ATGAGCCATCACTCCTCATGGAGAGGGCATCACTGTGGCCCTGGAGACATCAACTGCACTGCAGGCTTTAAGGAGCCAATGGGCAGCAGGAGCTACAAGTTGCTCCATGTGCCTTTCCATGGGCCGACCCACAGCCACCACCATGAGCCTCCGCACCCGTTCCCCACTGTTGATGTTCCTGATCATGCTCACTACATCATTGGTTCTGTCATCTTAATAGTCGGCATCACTGGAGTGATTGGAAACGCACTGGTGATCTACGTGTTTTGCCGGAGCCGTACTCTTCGCACCGCAGGGAACATGTTTGTGGTGAACCTGGCTGTTGCTGATTTCTTCATGTCCCTCACCCAGTCGCCCGTTTTCTTCGCAGCCAGTCTGCACAGGCGTTGGGTGTTTGGTGAGCGCTCTTGTGAACTCTATGCTTTTTGCGGGGCTCTCTTTGGGATTTGTTCCATGATGACTTTGACCGCCATCGCTGGGGATCGCTGCCTCACCATAACTCAGCCTCTCGCCCTCGTAAGCAGAGTTAGCAGACGCAAAGCAGGCGCGGTGTTGGCCGTCGTGTGGCTCTACTCCCTGGGCTGGAGCCTTCCACCATTCTTTGGCTGGAGTGCTTATGTTCCAGAGGGTCTTCAGACTTCCTGTTCTTGGGACTATATGAGCTTCACTCCATCAGTGCGTGCATACACCATCCTCCtctttatttttgtcttcttcATCCCACTAGGGATTATTGCCAGCTGCTACTTTGGAATTTTCCAAGCTATCCGAGCTGCGGGGAAGGAAATACGAGAGTTGGACTGTGGGGAAACACACAAGGTGTATGAACGCATGCAGAATGAATGGAAGATGGCGAAAGTTGCCCTCCtggtcattttgctttttgtaaTATCGTGGTCGCCCTACTCTGTGGTGGCCCTCACCGCCACGGCTGGCTATTCCCATCTCCTGACTCCCTACATGAATTCAGTACCTGCTGTGATCGCCAAGGCCTCAGCCATCCATAATCCCATCATCTACGCAATTACGCATCCAAAGTATCGGACAGCTATTGCCCGTTACATTCCAGTACTCCGCCTCATCTTGCGTGTCAAAGAGAAAGATCTTCGTTCCTCTTTTAGTTCTAGCAGTGTCAGTTCCCGTCGTCCAACCCTCACCAGCCAGTGCTCTCTGGGGGTTAGCATTGGCAATGCTGCGCGAGCTAACGGCCGCTGGGGGAAGACACGCTTGTCTTCTGCTTCAGATAGTGATTCTTGTTGGACTGAGAGTGAGGCTGATGGTTCCAGTGTCAATTCCCTGACCTTTGGCCGTCGTGTGTCCACGGAGATCTCTACAGATACTGTCATTCTCTCACCAGGGTCAAGTACGAACAGCTCCAGTGGGCAGAAGCTGGAAAAGACACATAAAGTTGTAAGCGTTCCAGTGCCGTCTATTACATTTGAAACAGATTCAGCTGACGGCGAGTCTCTGTCTGATGGGAAAGCTTTGCTCCTCAGGGGGGAAATAAGGGAATGA
- the LOC128030712 gene encoding transmembrane protein 53 has product MGDDGIDYNIVFPEALISEKHWRGSKEPVVILLGWAGSRDKHLAKYSSIYNQQGCVTLRYTAPLKTVFISESLGYKELRSTAQKLLELMFDYEVENNPVFFHVFSNGGFMLYRYMVELLHSHKQFNTLCVVGTVVDSAPGSQNVIGALRALKTTLGPKVNLLLQYFLLALFAVAIFLLRIVLYPVTKYFHKNHYDAMMEHPAPWPQMYLYSRADRVIRYRDVEKMVKVLLEKGLTVESFDFITPAHVSLYRDCPEDYSSRCRKFLTRCMSSSEETMTKKRLQVQH; this is encoded by the exons ATGGGGGATGATGGTATAGACTATAACATAGTTTTTCCAGAGGCACTGATCTCAG AGAAGCACTGGCGTGGATCGAAGGAGCCAGTAGTTATTCTGCTGGGCTGGGCGGGCAGCAGAGACAAACATCTCGCCAAATACAGCTCTATTTATAATCAACAG GGATGTGTGACTCTACGCTACACAGCTCCTTTGAAGACCGTTTTTATTTCAGAATCACTTGGCTACAAGGAACTAAGAAGCACTGCGCAAAAACTACTTGAACTTATGTTTGACTACGAGGTGGAGAACAACCCAGTTTTCTTCCATGTTTTCAGCAATGGGGGCTTCATGCTTTACCGCTACATGGTTGAGTTATTGCACAGTCACAAGCAGTTCAATACTCTATGTGTGGTGGGCACAGTTGTGGACAGTGCCCCTGGCAGTCAAAACGTTATAGGGGCCCTAAGAGCGCTCAAAACTACCTTAGGGCCCAAAGTCAATCTGCTTCTGCAGTACTTCCTCCTGGCACTGTTTGCTGTGGCCATTTTCCTTCTCAGAATTGTTTTGTATCCTGTGACCAAGTACTTTCACAAGAATCACTATGATGCCATGATGGAGCACCCGGCCCCTTGGCCTCAGATGTACCTCTATTCCAGAGCAGACAGGGTGATCAGGTACAGGGATGTGGAGAAGATGGTAAAAGTGTTGCTGGAGAAAGGGCTGACAGTTGAAAGTTTCGATTTCATCACCCCAGCCCATGTGAGTCTATACAGAGACTGTCCGGAGGACTATTCCAGCAGGTGCAGGAAGTTTCTGACCCGCTGCATGAGTTCTTCAGAGGAGACCATGACAAAAAAGCGTCTCCAAGTTCAACACTGA